One Pseudomonas sp. FP1742 genomic window carries:
- a CDS encoding benzoate/H(+) symporter BenE family transporter, giving the protein MDTLRKDLSLSAIIAGFIAVIISYAGPLIIVFQAAREAHLPNDQVSSWIWAISIGSGITGLLLSWRLRVPVITAWSTPGAALLVSMLPTVSLPEAIGAYVVASVIIAVVGLSGAFDKLMSRLPKAIAAAMLAGILFRFGAELFTSIKLQPSLVLSMIAAYLVFKRFSPRYAILSVLIVGCAVAASFGGLNTGSITVDVAHPIFIAPQWSWHAIINIGLPLALVTLTGQYVPGMAVLRTSGYNTPARSIISVTAIGSILMAPFGSHGLNLAAITAAICTGREAHEDRDKRYIAGIACGVFYILMGIFGATLASVFSALPKELIASLAGLALFGAISAGLTGAMADEKQREAALITFLVTASGMNFLGLAAAFWGLIFGLVAYFVLAYTRESKAITVAEAVDR; this is encoded by the coding sequence ATGGACACACTCAGAAAGGATCTATCCCTGTCAGCGATCATTGCAGGCTTCATCGCCGTGATCATTTCCTATGCCGGCCCGCTGATCATCGTGTTTCAGGCGGCCCGGGAAGCGCACCTGCCCAATGATCAAGTGTCGTCATGGATCTGGGCGATTTCCATCGGCAGCGGCATTACCGGCCTGTTGTTAAGCTGGCGTCTGCGGGTTCCGGTGATTACGGCATGGTCGACACCGGGCGCGGCGTTGCTGGTATCGATGCTGCCCACGGTCTCCCTGCCCGAGGCCATCGGCGCCTATGTGGTGGCTTCGGTGATTATCGCGGTGGTCGGCCTGTCCGGCGCGTTCGACAAACTGATGAGTCGCCTGCCAAAAGCTATCGCCGCCGCCATGCTCGCCGGCATCCTGTTTCGTTTCGGCGCCGAACTGTTCACCTCGATCAAGCTGCAGCCGAGCCTGGTGCTGTCAATGATCGCGGCGTACCTGGTCTTCAAACGCTTTTCACCGCGCTACGCCATCCTGTCGGTATTGATTGTCGGCTGCGCCGTGGCCGCCTCGTTCGGTGGACTCAACACGGGTTCGATCACCGTCGATGTCGCCCACCCGATCTTCATCGCCCCGCAGTGGAGCTGGCACGCAATCATCAATATCGGCCTGCCGCTGGCCCTCGTCACCCTGACCGGGCAGTACGTGCCGGGCATGGCGGTGTTGCGCACCTCGGGCTACAACACCCCGGCGCGCTCGATTATTTCGGTCACGGCCATCGGCTCGATTTTGATGGCGCCATTCGGCTCCCATGGCTTAAACCTGGCGGCCATCACCGCCGCTATCTGCACCGGCCGCGAAGCCCATGAGGATCGCGACAAGCGTTACATCGCCGGGATCGCCTGCGGAGTGTTCTACATTCTGATGGGCATCTTCGGCGCGACCCTGGCGTCGGTGTTTTCTGCCTTGCCCAAAGAGTTGATCGCCTCCCTCGCCGGCCTGGCCCTGTTCGGGGCGATCAGCGCCGGGCTGACCGGCGCCATGGCTGACGAGAAACAACGCGAAGCGGCACTGATCACCTTCCTGGTCACCGCCTCGGGCATGAATTTCCTGGGGCTGGCCGCTGCATTCTGGGGGCTGATTTTCGGGCTCGTGGCGTATTTCGTACTGGCCTACACCCGGGAAAGCAAAGCCATCACCGTTGCAGAAGCGGTCGACCGCTGA
- a CDS encoding glucose/quinate/shikimate family membrane-bound PQQ-dependent dehydrogenase, protein MSTDGALSRSRLLPSLLGIVLLLMGLALLAGGIKLSMLGGSLYYLLAGIGLMVAGGLLLADRYAALSVYAVVLFASTVWALWEVGLDWWQLVPRLALLFTLGIVMLLPWFRRPLRRGDFNPVGTGVLSAAVVIAGIAALASLFTNPGEIKGQLDRDAVPGMTNTAPAMPDGDWNSYGRSAHGDRYSPLAQITPQNVSKLVPAWTFRTGDLPGPNDPGETTAENTPLKANGMLYVCTPHSKVIALDPDTGKEIWRFDPKLSTQNAANFKGWAHMTCRGVTYHDDAAYASEQSPTGTANPPVTSVCPRRIFLPTADTRLIALNADTGKMCEDFGSGGQVDLTANIGGFTAGGYYSTSPPAVTKDLVVIGGHVTDNVSTDEPSGVIRAFDVHTGKLVWNWDSGNPDDTTPIAEGKVYTRNSPNMWSMFAVDEKLGMLYLPMGNQTPDQFGGARTPESELHAAGLTALDIATGKVRWHFQFTHHDLWDMDVGGQPTLMDLKTADGVKPAVLASTKQGSIYVLDRSNGQPIVPINEIPVPQGAVEGDHTSPTQPMSDLNFVPPTLKERDMWGVTPFDQMLCRIDFKSLRYDGMFTPPSLQGSIVYPGNFGVFDWGGMSVDPVRQIAFVNPSYMAFKSKLIPAAEIAKQGPRVSETQGVQPNKGAPYGVILEALLSPMGLPCQAPAWGYVAAVDLTTHKTIWKHKNGTVRDSSPVPIPLSMGVPSLGGTFTTAGGVAFLSGTLDQYLRAYDVKNGKQLWEGRLPAGAQTTPMTYTGKDGKQYVLVVAGGHGSLGTKQGDYVIAYKLSE, encoded by the coding sequence ATGAGCACTGATGGTGCTTTGAGTCGAAGCCGTCTGCTGCCGAGCCTGCTCGGTATCGTGCTTCTGCTAATGGGCCTGGCCTTGCTGGCCGGGGGAATCAAGCTGAGCATGCTCGGCGGCTCGCTGTATTACCTGCTCGCCGGTATCGGCCTGATGGTGGCTGGTGGGCTGCTGCTGGCCGACCGTTATGCGGCGCTGAGCGTGTACGCGGTGGTGCTGTTCGCCAGTACCGTCTGGGCACTGTGGGAAGTCGGTCTGGACTGGTGGCAACTGGTGCCGCGTCTGGCGCTGCTCTTTACCCTCGGCATCGTCATGCTGCTGCCATGGTTTCGTCGCCCGTTGCGTCGCGGCGACTTCAACCCGGTCGGCACCGGTGTGCTGAGCGCTGCCGTGGTCATCGCCGGTATCGCCGCGCTGGCCAGCCTGTTCACCAACCCCGGTGAAATCAAAGGCCAACTGGACCGTGACGCCGTGCCGGGCATGACCAACACCGCCCCGGCCATGCCGGACGGTGACTGGAATTCCTACGGCCGCAGCGCCCACGGTGATCGCTACTCGCCACTGGCGCAGATCACTCCGCAGAACGTCAGCAAACTGGTTCCCGCCTGGACGTTCCGCACCGGTGACCTGCCTGGCCCGAACGACCCGGGCGAAACCACCGCCGAAAACACCCCGCTCAAAGCCAACGGCATGCTCTATGTCTGCACGCCGCACAGCAAGGTGATCGCGCTGGACCCGGACACCGGCAAGGAAATCTGGCGTTTCGATCCGAAGCTCTCCACGCAGAACGCGGCGAACTTCAAGGGTTGGGCGCACATGACCTGCCGTGGCGTGACCTATCACGATGACGCCGCCTATGCGTCCGAGCAGAGCCCGACCGGCACTGCCAACCCACCGGTGACCAGCGTCTGCCCGCGCCGGATCTTCCTGCCGACCGCCGACACCCGTCTGATCGCCCTGAACGCCGACACCGGCAAAATGTGCGAAGACTTCGGTAGCGGTGGCCAGGTCGACCTGACCGCCAACATCGGCGGCTTCACCGCCGGCGGTTACTACTCCACTTCGCCACCGGCGGTCACCAAAGACCTGGTGGTGATTGGCGGCCACGTCACCGACAACGTCTCCACCGACGAGCCAAGCGGCGTGATCCGCGCGTTCGACGTGCACACCGGCAAACTGGTGTGGAACTGGGACAGCGGCAACCCGGACGACACCACGCCGATTGCCGAAGGCAAGGTCTACACCCGCAACTCGCCGAACATGTGGTCCATGTTCGCCGTCGACGAAAAACTCGGCATGCTCTACCTGCCGATGGGCAACCAAACCCCGGATCAGTTCGGTGGCGCGCGTACCCCTGAATCGGAACTGCACGCCGCCGGCCTGACCGCGCTGGACATCGCCACCGGCAAGGTGCGCTGGCACTTCCAGTTCACGCACCATGACCTGTGGGACATGGACGTCGGTGGCCAGCCAACCCTGATGGACCTGAAAACCGCAGACGGTGTGAAACCGGCGGTGCTCGCATCCACCAAGCAAGGCAGCATCTACGTGCTGGACCGCAGCAACGGCCAACCGATCGTGCCGATCAATGAGATCCCGGTGCCGCAAGGCGCGGTGGAAGGCGACCACACTTCGCCGACCCAACCGATGTCCGACCTGAACTTCGTGCCGCCGACCCTCAAGGAACGCGACATGTGGGGCGTGACCCCGTTCGATCAGATGCTGTGCCGGATCGATTTCAAATCCCTGCGTTACGACGGCATGTTCACCCCGCCATCGCTGCAAGGCTCGATCGTTTATCCGGGTAACTTCGGCGTGTTCGACTGGGGTGGCATGTCGGTCGACCCGGTGCGTCAGATCGCTTTCGTGAACCCGAGCTACATGGCGTTCAAATCGAAACTGATCCCGGCCGCCGAAATCGCCAAACAAGGCCCGCGCGTGAGCGAAACCCAAGGCGTGCAGCCCAACAAAGGCGCGCCATACGGGGTGATCCTCGAAGCGCTGCTGTCGCCGATGGGCCTGCCGTGCCAGGCACCGGCCTGGGGTTACGTGGCGGCGGTCGACCTGACCACCCACAAAACCATCTGGAAGCACAAGAACGGCACCGTGCGTGACAGCTCACCGGTTCCGATCCCTCTGAGCATGGGCGTACCCAGCCTGGGCGGGACCTTCACCACCGCTGGTGGCGTGGCCTTCCTGAGCGGCACACTCGACCAGTACCTGCGCGCCTACGACGTGAAAAACGGCAAGCAGCTGTGGGAAGGCCGCCTGCCAGCCGGCGCGCAAACCACACCGATGACCTACACCGGCAAGGACGGCAAGCAATACGTGCTCGTCGTTGCGGGTGGTCACGGCTCGCTGGGCACCAAGCAAGGTGACTATGTGATTGCGTACAAACTGTCGGAATAA
- a CDS encoding Fic family protein, translated as MKKPPMLKGRSDPVFDRLGQSPNKERLSDYLALLKPLDDQGRYLPFDDLRYRWAPGLDSNLCWALVKKARTAQYSTLLPLGEPVQWGRFVLTPLAQKAISAVDRQATTAALEHMTSQIGEHAHFSYLLNDLIEDEAISSSQLEGAATTTRVAKDMLKRKRLPRTPDERMVIGNYKMMNFAWEKRYEPLSVELITAMHRVGVEGIDDIQYSPGVFRASDDVVVQDGEGNTVHTPPPAAGLLSRLQVLSNWINQSHNDPYQVDYLHPLIKGIALHFALGYEHPFRDGNGRVARALFYWFMFKNDFSAFRYVAISILLRNAPVKYGRSYLNTEADELDLTYFIDFQCSVILRAVSGFTEAYRKSLAYAENFDRWLLESGFFDQLTERQRAVYQVAKSGMAKEFTAVNVKENLDCSYNTASTTLNGLVELNVFEKRKMGREWVFFLRGAP; from the coding sequence ATGAAAAAGCCGCCCATGCTGAAGGGCAGATCCGACCCGGTGTTCGATCGGTTGGGGCAATCGCCCAATAAGGAACGCCTCTCGGACTACCTCGCACTGCTCAAGCCTCTGGACGATCAGGGGCGTTACCTTCCATTCGATGACTTGCGCTACCGCTGGGCGCCGGGGCTGGACTCGAATCTGTGCTGGGCCTTGGTCAAAAAAGCCCGGACCGCCCAGTACTCGACCCTTCTGCCATTGGGCGAGCCTGTCCAGTGGGGCCGCTTCGTGCTCACGCCGCTGGCGCAGAAAGCGATTTCTGCCGTCGATCGGCAAGCGACAACGGCAGCGCTGGAACACATGACCAGCCAGATCGGCGAGCACGCGCATTTCAGCTATCTGCTCAACGATCTGATCGAAGATGAAGCAATCAGCAGCAGCCAACTCGAAGGTGCGGCGACCACTACTCGAGTGGCAAAAGATATGCTTAAGCGCAAGCGGCTGCCGCGTACGCCGGATGAGCGGATGGTCATAGGCAACTACAAAATGATGAACTTCGCCTGGGAAAAGCGTTATGAACCCTTGAGCGTCGAGCTGATTACGGCGATGCATCGTGTCGGCGTCGAGGGCATCGACGACATTCAATATTCACCCGGGGTTTTCAGGGCTAGCGATGATGTGGTGGTGCAGGATGGCGAGGGTAACACCGTGCATACACCGCCGCCCGCAGCGGGGCTGCTGTCACGGCTGCAGGTGCTGTCGAATTGGATCAATCAGTCCCACAACGACCCCTATCAAGTGGATTATCTTCATCCGTTGATAAAAGGCATCGCCCTGCATTTTGCGTTGGGTTATGAGCATCCTTTTCGCGATGGCAACGGCCGGGTCGCGCGGGCGCTGTTTTACTGGTTCATGTTCAAGAATGACTTCTCGGCCTTTCGCTATGTAGCTATCAGCATTTTGCTGCGCAATGCGCCGGTGAAATATGGCCGCTCGTACCTGAATACGGAAGCTGATGAGCTGGACCTGACTTATTTCATCGATTTCCAGTGTTCGGTGATTCTGCGTGCTGTCAGTGGTTTTACTGAGGCTTATCGGAAAAGTCTGGCTTATGCCGAGAACTTTGATCGATGGTTGTTGGAATCCGGTTTTTTCGATCAATTGACCGAGAGGCAACGAGCTGTATACCAAGTGGCCAAGAGTGGAATGGCCAAGGAATTTACGGCGGTCAATGTGAAGGAGAATCTGGACTGTTCTTACAACACTGCGTCGACGACCTTGAATGGGTTGGTTGAGTTGAACGTATTCGAGAAGAGGAAAATGGGCAGGGAGTGGGTGTTCTTCTTGCGCGGAGCGCCATAG
- the lon gene encoding endopeptidase La, which produces MTDQQEFPEDPSEYAETDNAEHHAPGKGLTLPGQNLPDKVYIIPIHNRPFFPAQVLPVIVNEEPWAETLELVSQSDHHSLALFFMDTPQEDPRHFNTSALPQYGTLVKVHHASRENGKLQFVAQGLTRVRIKTWLKHHRPPYLVEVEYPHQPTEPTDEVKAYGMALINAIKELLPLNPLYSEELKNYLNRFSPNDPSPLTDFAAALTSATGSELQEVLDCVPMLKRMEKVLPMLRKEVEVARLQKEISAEVNRKIGEHQREFFLKEQLKVIQQELGLTKDDRSADIEQFEQRLTGKVLPPQAQKRIEEEMNKLSILETGSPEYAVTRNYLDWATSVPWGVYGEDKLNLKHARKVLDKHHAGLDDIKDRILEFLAVGAYKGEISGSIVLLVGPPGVGKTSVGKSIAESLGRPFYRFSVGGMRDEAEIKGHRRTYIGAQPGKLVQALKDVEVMNPVIMLDEIDKMGQSYQGDPASALLETLDPEQNVEFLDHYLDLRMDLSKVLFICTANTLDSIPSPLLDRMEVIRLSGYITEEKVAIAKRHLWPKQLEKAGVSKSSLSISDNALKALIDGYAREAGVRQLEKNIGKLVRKAVMKLIDEPKTVIKLGPKDLEASLGRPVFRNEQVLSGVGVITGLAWTSMGGATLPIEATRIHTLNRGFKLTGQLGDVMKESAEIAYSYVSSHLKQFGGDPTFFDEAFVHLHVPEGATPKDGPSAGVTMASALLSLARNQPPKKGVAMTGELTLTGHVLPIGGVREKVIAARRQKINELILPEPNRGNFEELPDYLKEGITVHFAKRFADVAKILF; this is translated from the coding sequence ATGACCGACCAGCAAGAATTCCCCGAAGACCCGAGCGAATACGCAGAAACAGACAACGCCGAACACCATGCACCCGGCAAAGGCCTCACCCTGCCTGGCCAGAACCTGCCGGACAAGGTCTACATCATCCCGATCCACAACCGGCCCTTCTTCCCGGCGCAAGTTTTGCCGGTGATCGTCAACGAAGAGCCGTGGGCCGAAACCCTCGAACTGGTGAGCCAGTCCGACCACCATTCCCTGGCCCTGTTCTTCATGGATACCCCCCAGGAAGACCCGCGCCACTTCAACACCTCGGCCCTGCCCCAATACGGCACGCTGGTCAAAGTCCATCACGCCAGCCGCGAAAACGGCAAACTGCAATTCGTCGCCCAGGGCCTGACCCGGGTGCGCATCAAAACCTGGCTCAAGCACCATCGCCCGCCGTATCTGGTGGAAGTCGAATACCCGCATCAGCCCACCGAGCCGACCGATGAGGTCAAGGCCTACGGCATGGCGCTGATCAACGCGATCAAGGAACTGCTGCCGCTCAATCCGCTGTACAGCGAAGAGCTGAAGAACTACCTCAACCGCTTCAGCCCCAACGACCCCTCGCCGCTGACCGACTTCGCCGCCGCCCTGACCTCGGCCACCGGTAGCGAACTGCAAGAAGTGCTCGACTGCGTCCCCATGCTCAAGCGCATGGAAAAAGTCCTGCCGATGCTGCGCAAGGAAGTCGAAGTCGCGCGTCTGCAAAAAGAGATTTCCGCTGAAGTTAACCGCAAAATCGGCGAACATCAGCGCGAGTTCTTCCTCAAGGAGCAACTCAAGGTCATCCAGCAAGAGCTGGGCCTGACCAAGGACGACCGCAGCGCCGACATCGAGCAGTTCGAGCAGCGTCTGACGGGCAAGGTACTGCCGCCCCAGGCGCAGAAACGCATCGAAGAGGAAATGAACAAGCTGTCGATCCTCGAGACCGGTTCGCCGGAATATGCGGTGACCCGCAACTACCTCGACTGGGCGACCTCGGTGCCTTGGGGCGTATATGGCGAGGACAAGCTCAACCTCAAGCACGCGCGCAAGGTGCTGGACAAACACCACGCCGGTCTCGACGACATCAAGGACCGTATCCTCGAATTCCTCGCGGTCGGTGCCTATAAAGGCGAGATCAGCGGCTCCATCGTCTTGCTGGTGGGCCCACCGGGCGTGGGCAAGACCAGTGTCGGCAAATCCATCGCCGAATCCCTAGGCCGACCGTTCTACCGCTTCAGCGTTGGCGGCATGCGCGACGAAGCCGAGATCAAGGGCCATCGCCGCACCTACATCGGCGCACAACCGGGCAAACTCGTCCAGGCGTTGAAAGACGTCGAAGTGATGAACCCGGTGATCATGCTCGACGAAATCGACAAGATGGGCCAAAGCTACCAGGGCGACCCGGCCTCGGCGCTGCTGGAAACCCTCGACCCGGAACAGAACGTCGAATTCCTCGACCACTACCTCGACTTGCGGATGGACCTGTCGAAAGTGCTGTTCATCTGCACTGCCAACACCCTGGACTCGATCCCCAGCCCGTTGCTGGACCGGATGGAAGTCATTCGCCTGTCGGGCTACATCACCGAAGAAAAAGTCGCCATCGCCAAGCGTCACCTGTGGCCGAAACAGCTCGAAAAGGCTGGCGTATCCAAGAGTAGTTTGAGCATCAGCGACAATGCGTTGAAAGCCTTGATCGACGGCTACGCCCGCGAAGCCGGGGTACGGCAACTGGAAAAAAATATCGGCAAACTAGTGCGCAAAGCCGTGATGAAGCTGATCGACGAACCGAAAACGGTGATCAAACTCGGTCCGAAAGACCTTGAAGCCTCACTCGGCCGCCCGGTGTTCCGCAACGAACAAGTGCTGTCCGGCGTCGGCGTAATCACCGGACTGGCCTGGACCAGCATGGGCGGCGCCACCCTGCCGATCGAAGCCACGCGCATTCACACGCTCAACCGAGGCTTCAAGCTCACCGGGCAACTGGGGGACGTGATGAAAGAGTCGGCAGAAATTGCGTATAGCTACGTCAGCTCCCATCTGAAGCAATTCGGCGGTGACCCGACGTTCTTCGACGAAGCATTCGTCCATCTCCATGTACCCGAAGGCGCAACGCCGAAAGACGGCCCAAGCGCCGGCGTAACCATGGCCAGCGCCCTGCTTTCGCTCGCCCGTAACCAGCCACCGAAAAAAGGCGTGGCCATGACCGGCGAACTGACGCTGACCGGGCATGTACTGCCGATTGGCGGTGTGCGCGAAAAAGTCATCGCGGCGCGTCGGCAGAAGATCAATGAACTGATTTTGCCGGAGCCGAACCGCGGTAACTTCGAGGAGTTGCCGGACTACCTGAAGGAAGGCATTACCGTGCACTTTGCCAAGCGCTTTGCGGATGTGGCGAAGATATTGTTCTGA
- a CDS encoding carbohydrate porin encodes MPDFQTPRDSAVSPTVSSRKTLKLISGFTALGLATCTQAAPAFDSDSPWMLGDWNGTRTELSEKGYDFKVDYTGEMGSNLHGGYDHDRTARYSDQFGLGSHLDLQKILGWNDAEFQLTITERNGNNISNDRINDPRVGGFTSAQEVWGRGQTWRLTQMWYQQKFFDQKLDIKVGRFGEGEDFNSFPCDFQNLAFCGSQVGNWVGGIWYNWPVSQWAMRVKYHLTPELYAQVGAYEQNPSNLDRGNGFKLSGSGTQGAILPVELVWTPKLNGLPGEYRAGYYYSSAKASDVYKDSNGQPAALSGEAYRSASSKHGVWLGIQQQLTSVASDNSRGLSVFANATMHDKKTNAIDNYVQAGVVYKGLFDARAKDDIGFALARVHVNPAYRKNAEATNQARAAFDFDDPSFLPPQDTEYSSELYYGVHVTNWLTVRPNLQYIRHPGGVDKVDDALIGGIKIQSSF; translated from the coding sequence ATGCCTGATTTTCAAACTCCGCGAGATAGCGCTGTCTCACCCACTGTGTCCAGCCGAAAAACCCTGAAGCTGATCAGCGGGTTCACCGCGCTGGGCCTCGCCACTTGCACCCAGGCCGCGCCAGCCTTCGATAGCGACTCGCCATGGATGCTGGGTGACTGGAACGGCACTCGCACCGAACTCTCGGAAAAAGGCTACGACTTCAAAGTCGATTACACCGGCGAAATGGGCAGCAATCTGCACGGTGGCTACGACCATGACCGTACCGCGCGCTACAGCGACCAGTTCGGCTTGGGTAGCCACCTGGACTTGCAGAAGATTCTCGGCTGGAACGACGCTGAATTTCAGCTGACCATCACCGAACGCAACGGCAACAACATCAGCAACGACCGGATCAACGACCCACGGGTCGGCGGTTTCACCTCGGCGCAGGAAGTCTGGGGCCGTGGCCAGACCTGGCGCCTGACGCAGATGTGGTATCAGCAGAAATTCTTCGACCAGAAGCTCGACATCAAGGTCGGCCGCTTTGGCGAGGGTGAAGACTTCAACAGCTTCCCCTGCGACTTCCAGAACCTGGCGTTCTGTGGCTCCCAGGTCGGTAACTGGGTCGGTGGCATCTGGTACAACTGGCCCGTCAGCCAGTGGGCCATGCGCGTCAAATATCACCTGACGCCAGAGTTGTACGCACAAGTCGGGGCTTACGAGCAAAACCCGTCCAATCTGGATCGCGGCAACGGTTTCAAGCTCAGCGGCAGCGGCACTCAGGGCGCAATCCTGCCGGTAGAACTGGTCTGGACCCCGAAGCTCAACGGCCTGCCGGGTGAATACCGCGCCGGTTACTACTACAGCAGTGCCAAGGCCAGCGACGTCTACAAGGACAGCAACGGCCAGCCGGCTGCACTGAGTGGCGAGGCCTACCGCAGCGCATCGAGCAAGCACGGCGTGTGGCTCGGTATCCAGCAGCAGCTGACCAGCGTCGCCAGCGATAACTCCCGCGGCTTGAGCGTCTTCGCCAACGCCACGATGCACGACAAAAAGACCAACGCCATCGACAACTATGTCCAGGCCGGCGTCGTCTACAAAGGCCTGTTCGATGCCCGCGCCAAAGACGATATCGGCTTCGCGCTGGCCCGTGTCCACGTCAACCCGGCCTACCGCAAGAACGCCGAGGCGACCAACCAGGCCCGCGCCGCCTTCGACTTCGACGACCCATCGTTCCTGCCACCGCAAGACACCGAATACAGCAGCGAGCTCTATTACGGCGTGCACGTCACCAACTGGCTGACCGTGCGCCCAAACCTGCAATACATCCGCCACCCCGGTGGTGTGGACAAGGTTGATGACGCGCTGATTGGCGGGATCAAGATCCAGTCGTCTTTCTAA